A single region of the Lysinibacillus sp. B2A1 genome encodes:
- the purE gene encoding 5-(carboxyamino)imidazole ribonucleotide mutase yields MNPKIGVIMGSSSDWETMKHACDILDELQVPYEKKVVSAHRTPDLMFEYAELARERGIQVIIAGAGGAAHLPGMVAAKTTLPVIGVPVQSRALNGLDSLLSIVQMPGGVPVATVAIGRAGATNAGLLAAQILSITDTELATKLDARRETTKQQVLESTGDLV; encoded by the coding sequence ATGAATCCGAAAATCGGTGTCATTATGGGGAGTTCAAGTGACTGGGAAACAATGAAACATGCATGTGATATTTTAGATGAATTACAAGTACCATACGAGAAAAAGGTTGTGTCTGCACATCGTACTCCAGATTTAATGTTTGAGTATGCAGAGTTAGCACGTGAGCGAGGTATTCAAGTGATTATTGCAGGTGCAGGAGGGGCTGCACATTTACCAGGGATGGTGGCAGCAAAAACGACGTTACCTGTAATTGGCGTACCCGTACAATCTCGTGCTCTGAATGGTCTTGATTCTCTATTATCAATTGTCCAAATGCCTGGAGGTGTACCTGTAGCAACAGTTGCAATAGGCAGAGCAGGAGCGACAAATGCAGGTTTGCTTGCAGCGCAAATTTTGTCGATAACAGATACAGAGCTTGCTACTAAACTAGATGCTAGAAGAGAAACAACAAAGCAACAAGTATTGGAAAGCACAGGTGACTTGGTGTGA
- a CDS encoding phosphoribosylaminoimidazolesuccinocarboxamide synthase has translation MTKGQLLYEGKAKKLYTTEEPNVLLVEYKDSATAFNGEKKEEIEGKGVLNNRITSLIFEKLQANGIASHFVKQLSDTQQLVKKVEIIPIEVVVRNIAAGSLAKRLGLEEGTPLKRPIVEYYYKDDELGDPFITTEHIDVMDLATPKEVTAIYDGALAVNKVLQPMFAEVNVTLIDFKLEFGRDYDGNVLLADEISPDTCRLWDTTTNQKLDKDVFRRDLGNLTEVYTIILSRLGGK, from the coding sequence ATGACTAAAGGTCAACTTTTGTATGAAGGTAAAGCAAAAAAATTGTATACAACTGAGGAGCCAAATGTGCTGCTTGTTGAGTACAAGGATAGTGCCACAGCATTTAATGGTGAGAAAAAGGAAGAGATTGAAGGAAAAGGTGTTTTAAATAATCGTATTACTTCATTAATATTCGAAAAATTACAAGCAAACGGAATTGCGTCACATTTCGTAAAACAATTGTCTGATACACAGCAGCTTGTAAAAAAAGTAGAGATTATTCCGATAGAGGTTGTAGTTCGTAATATAGCGGCAGGTAGCTTAGCGAAACGCCTTGGCTTAGAAGAAGGAACACCATTAAAACGTCCAATCGTTGAGTACTATTATAAGGATGATGAGCTGGGTGATCCGTTCATTACAACGGAGCATATTGATGTAATGGATCTTGCAACGCCTAAAGAAGTGACAGCTATTTACGATGGCGCTCTAGCTGTTAATAAAGTTTTGCAGCCAATGTTTGCGGAGGTTAATGTTACGCTAATCGACTTTAAATTGGAGTTTGGACGTGACTATGATGGAAATGTGCTATTAGCAGATGAAATTTCACCAGATACATGCAGACTTTGGGATACAACAACGAATCAAAAGTTAGACAAAGATGTCTTTCGTCGAGACCTTGGTAATTTAACTGAAGTTTATACTATTATACTTTCTAGACTCGGAGGCAAATAA
- a CDS encoding guanine permease, translating into MKKYFMFDELGTNYRREFLGGFTTFLAMAYILVVNPLTLTLADVKDLPDALRMDYGAVFVATAVSAAIGCFIMGLLAKYPLALAPGLGLNAFFAYTVVLVNGSPWQHALAAVFISGVFFLLLTLTGLREKLINAIPMELKLAVGAGIGLFIAFIGMQNAKIIVNNDATLVGIGNLRDPQVLLAIFGIIVTVILMVRGIKGGVFYGMVITSIVGMITGQVGLPEKVFSAPPSISPTFGALFSAFSDPSFYTLSMLSVILTFLFVDFFDNAGTLMAVANQAGLVKDNRLPRAGKALISDSIATIVGSIFGTSTITSYVESSSGVAAGARSGFASIVTGCLFLLALFISPLLGVITSAVTAPALIIVGVLMVASLGQIAWNRFEIAVPSFLTMIMMPLTYSIATGIAVGFIFYPLTMIIKGKAKEVNPIMYVFAIIFLLYLATL; encoded by the coding sequence ATGAAAAAGTATTTCATGTTCGATGAATTAGGAACGAATTATCGTCGGGAATTTCTTGGTGGCTTCACAACGTTCTTAGCAATGGCTTACATTTTAGTAGTAAATCCATTAACATTGACATTAGCAGATGTAAAGGATTTACCAGATGCTTTACGTATGGATTATGGGGCTGTATTTGTTGCAACTGCTGTGTCAGCAGCTATTGGTTGTTTTATTATGGGACTCTTAGCGAAGTATCCTTTGGCCTTAGCGCCTGGTTTAGGGCTTAATGCATTTTTTGCTTATACAGTAGTACTGGTTAATGGTAGCCCATGGCAGCATGCTTTAGCAGCAGTATTTATTTCAGGTGTTTTCTTCTTATTATTAACATTAACAGGCCTACGAGAAAAATTAATTAACGCTATCCCTATGGAATTAAAATTAGCGGTAGGTGCTGGTATTGGTTTATTCATTGCATTTATTGGCATGCAAAATGCAAAGATTATTGTTAATAATGATGCGACCTTAGTTGGTATTGGGAATTTACGTGACCCACAGGTATTACTAGCGATTTTCGGCATTATTGTTACGGTTATTTTGATGGTGCGTGGAATTAAAGGCGGCGTATTCTATGGTATGGTAATTACTTCAATTGTGGGTATGATTACTGGACAAGTTGGGTTACCAGAAAAAGTTTTTTCAGCACCACCTAGTATTTCGCCAACATTCGGTGCATTATTCAGTGCCTTTTCTGATCCAAGTTTCTATACATTATCCATGCTGTCCGTAATTTTAACTTTCTTATTTGTCGACTTCTTTGATAATGCAGGAACTTTAATGGCAGTAGCAAACCAAGCAGGATTAGTGAAAGATAATCGTTTACCACGTGCTGGTAAAGCTTTAATTTCTGATTCAATTGCTACGATTGTAGGTTCCATTTTTGGTACATCTACAATCACATCTTATGTAGAATCCTCTTCAGGTGTAGCAGCTGGTGCACGTTCAGGTTTCGCTTCAATTGTAACAGGATGTTTATTCTTATTAGCACTTTTCATATCTCCATTGTTAGGAGTTATTACTTCAGCTGTTACAGCTCCTGCATTAATTATAGTTGGAGTTCTAATGGTCGCTTCTTTAGGTCAAATTGCTTGGAATCGTTTTGAAATTGCTGTACCGTCATTTTTAACAATGATTATGATGCCATTAACGTACTCGATTGCAACAGGTATTGCAGTGGGCTTCATTTTCTATCCATTAACAATGATTATTAAAGGAAAAGCAAAAGAAGTAAATCCGATTATGTATGTTTTCGCGATAATCTTCTTATTATATTTAGCAACTTTATAA
- a CDS encoding adenylosuccinate lyase yields MIERYTRPEMGAIWTEQNKYQAWLEVEILACEAWAELGDIPKEDVAKIRENASFDVNRILEIEQETRHDVVAFTRAVSETLGEERKWVHYGLTSTDVVDTALSYLIKQANDILHKDIVNFIDIIAAKAKEHKYTVMMGRTHGVHAEPTTFGLKLGLWYEEMKRNLERFEAAAKVIETGKMSGAVGTYANIDPRVEQYVCDKLGLTASPISTQTLQRDRHAQYLSALALIATSIEKFATEIRGLQKSETREVEEAFAKGQKGSSAMPHKRNPIGSENMVGMSRLMRGYMVTAYENVALWHERDISHSSAERVILPDATITLNYMLNRFGNIVKNLTVFPENMKRNMGRTFGLIYSQRILLALIDKGLVREEAYDTVQPLAMQAWDEQVQFRTLVDASEKITSYLTKEELDECFDYNYHLQHVDMIFERLGLN; encoded by the coding sequence ATGATTGAACGTTACACAAGACCCGAAATGGGCGCAATTTGGACAGAGCAAAATAAATATCAAGCTTGGCTAGAAGTTGAAATTTTAGCATGTGAGGCTTGGGCAGAATTAGGAGACATTCCAAAAGAAGATGTAGCTAAAATACGTGAAAATGCTTCATTTGATGTTAATCGTATATTAGAGATTGAGCAAGAAACACGTCATGATGTTGTAGCATTCACACGTGCTGTCTCTGAAACACTTGGTGAAGAGCGAAAATGGGTGCACTATGGTTTAACTTCTACTGATGTAGTTGATACAGCTCTTTCTTATTTGATTAAACAGGCAAATGATATTTTACACAAAGACATCGTGAATTTCATTGATATTATTGCAGCAAAAGCAAAAGAGCATAAGTATACGGTCATGATGGGGCGTACACATGGTGTTCATGCTGAGCCAACAACTTTCGGTTTAAAACTAGGTTTATGGTATGAAGAAATGAAGCGTAACCTTGAACGCTTTGAAGCAGCAGCGAAAGTAATTGAAACAGGGAAAATGTCTGGAGCCGTTGGAACATACGCCAATATTGACCCTCGTGTTGAACAGTATGTTTGCGATAAATTAGGGCTAACAGCATCACCTATTTCAACACAAACATTACAACGTGACCGACATGCACAATATCTAAGTGCTTTAGCGTTAATCGCAACTTCCATAGAAAAGTTTGCTACAGAAATTCGCGGCTTACAGAAATCTGAAACACGCGAAGTGGAAGAAGCCTTTGCAAAAGGGCAAAAAGGGTCATCAGCAATGCCACATAAACGTAATCCAATCGGTTCTGAAAACATGGTTGGTATGTCTCGTTTAATGCGTGGCTATATGGTAACTGCATATGAAAATGTAGCTTTATGGCATGAACGTGATATTTCACATTCATCTGCAGAGCGTGTTATTTTACCGGATGCAACGATTACTCTTAACTATATGTTAAATCGCTTCGGTAATATTGTGAAAAACTTAACTGTATTCCCTGAAAACATGAAACGTAATATGGGTCGTACTTTTGGTTTAATTTATTCTCAACGTATCTTATTAGCACTTATCGATAAAGGATTAGTGCGTGAGGAAGCGTATGATACAGTACAACCTTTAGCGATGCAGGCGTGGGACGAGCAGGTTCAGTTCCGTACGTTAGTCGATGCAAGTGAAAAAATTACATCGTATTTAACGAAGGAAGAGCTTGATGAGTGCTTTGACTACAACTACCATTTACAGCATGTTGATATGATTTTTGAACGACTAGGACTTAACTAA
- a CDS encoding amidophosphoribosyltransferase, which yields MLAELRGLNEECGVFGIWGNPNPAHLSYYGLHALQHRGQEGAGIVVSDGQHLRAVKGEGLVNDVFNEDKLKAVNGKAAIAHVRYTTAGGGGIENVQPLLFHSSTGSLSIAHNGNLVNATHLKQYLERQGSIFHSSSDTEVLAHLIKKSSHSPFRAKVKNALSLLKGAYSFLIMTKDEMLVARDPHGLRPLSLGKLGDGWVVASETCAFDLIGAEFVRSVEPGELLIINDEGVKSDRFAEMDKRAMCAMEYVYLARPDSDIDGINVHMARKRMGKQLARECAHIEADVVTGVPDSSISAAIGFAEESGIPYELGLIKNRYVGRTFIQPTQELRERGVKMKLSPVVQVVKGKRVVMVDDSIVRGTTSRRIVKMLKDAGAAEVHVVISSPPMTDPCYYGIDTSTHEELIASSHNVDEIREAIGADTLTFLSVEGMVETIARPYEDENRGLCLACFTGKYPTEIFPDTILPHEKELLR from the coding sequence ATGCTTGCTGAACTCAGAGGCTTAAACGAAGAATGTGGGGTGTTTGGAATTTGGGGTAACCCAAATCCTGCACACCTTAGCTATTACGGGCTTCATGCTCTTCAACACCGTGGACAAGAAGGGGCTGGAATCGTTGTTTCAGACGGACAGCATCTTCGCGCGGTGAAAGGCGAAGGACTAGTTAATGATGTATTCAACGAAGATAAATTAAAGGCAGTGAACGGCAAAGCGGCTATTGCGCATGTTCGTTATACAACTGCTGGTGGTGGCGGTATTGAAAACGTACAACCATTATTATTCCACTCCTCAACTGGTAGCCTTTCAATTGCCCATAACGGTAACTTAGTCAATGCGACACATTTAAAACAGTATTTAGAGCGTCAAGGCAGTATTTTTCATTCTAGCTCTGATACGGAAGTGCTGGCGCATCTTATTAAGAAAAGCTCACATTCGCCATTCCGTGCGAAGGTGAAAAATGCCCTCTCCTTATTAAAGGGTGCGTATTCTTTCTTAATCATGACAAAGGATGAAATGCTTGTTGCACGTGATCCACATGGTTTACGTCCGCTATCTCTAGGAAAGTTAGGAGATGGCTGGGTGGTAGCTTCTGAAACTTGTGCATTTGATTTAATCGGCGCAGAATTTGTTCGTTCTGTTGAGCCTGGTGAATTATTAATTATAAACGATGAAGGTGTAAAGTCAGATCGTTTTGCAGAAATGGATAAACGTGCAATGTGCGCAATGGAGTATGTTTATTTAGCTCGTCCTGACTCAGATATTGATGGAATAAATGTTCATATGGCACGAAAACGTATGGGGAAACAGCTTGCTCGTGAATGTGCACATATTGAGGCTGATGTTGTAACAGGTGTACCAGACTCAAGTATTTCTGCAGCAATCGGTTTTGCTGAGGAAAGTGGTATTCCTTATGAGTTAGGTTTAATTAAAAATCGTTATGTAGGCCGTACATTTATTCAACCAACTCAGGAATTACGTGAGCGCGGGGTAAAAATGAAACTTTCCCCAGTTGTTCAAGTTGTGAAGGGGAAAAGAGTTGTGATGGTAGACGATTCAATCGTACGAGGTACAACTTCACGTCGTATTGTAAAAATGTTGAAGGATGCAGGTGCAGCAGAGGTACATGTTGTGATTTCTTCACCACCAATGACAGATCCTTGTTATTATGGCATTGATACGTCGACACATGAAGAATTAATCGCATCTAGCCATAATGTAGATGAAATCCGTGAAGCAATCGGGGCAGATACATTAACATTCCTTTCTGTTGAAGGTATGGTGGAAACAATTGCACGACCATATGAAGACGAAAATCGTGGACTATGCCTAGCTTGCTTTACTGGCAAATACCCTACAGAAATTTTCCCAGATACGATCTTACCACATGAAAAAGAACTATTACGTTAA
- a CDS encoding 5-(carboxyamino)imidazole ribonucleotide synthase, protein MTKIIYPGQTIGIIGGGQLGRMMALAAKEVGFKIAVLEPTMDSPCGQIADIRIVAPYDDEAALEELAEVSDVITFEFENIDYDGLKRLTQMAYVPQGAELVRITQNRVTEKEAIVKAGCPVAPYIVANTYEELVANIDTIGYPCIVKTARGGYDGKGQQLLKSVQDLPLARELFSHSQCIAEGFVPFVKEISVIVQRNGNGESYCQPVGENIHVHHILHETIVPARIKEETAQAAEREALKIADYLHLIGTLAVEMFVLEDGGIIINELAPRPHNSGHYSIEACNVSQFHQHIRAVCGWPLRKPQLWAPSIMVNVLGQHVMPLSNSIAKYPEWSIHLYGKAEAKVNRKMGHVTIMTKDLEKTLQQIESSGIWSE, encoded by the coding sequence GTGACAAAGATTATTTATCCAGGGCAAACGATCGGTATTATTGGAGGTGGGCAGCTTGGTCGTATGATGGCACTTGCTGCAAAAGAAGTTGGCTTTAAAATTGCCGTTCTTGAGCCAACAATGGACTCACCATGTGGACAGATTGCGGATATCCGTATTGTGGCACCATACGACGATGAGGCTGCTTTAGAGGAGCTTGCAGAAGTAAGTGATGTGATCACTTTTGAGTTTGAAAATATCGATTATGATGGACTAAAACGTTTAACACAAATGGCTTATGTACCACAGGGTGCAGAATTAGTACGTATTACACAAAATCGAGTGACTGAGAAGGAAGCAATAGTGAAAGCTGGTTGTCCAGTAGCACCTTATATTGTTGCAAATACTTATGAGGAATTAGTAGCCAATATTGATACGATTGGTTATCCTTGTATAGTCAAAACAGCAAGAGGTGGTTATGATGGCAAAGGACAGCAGCTTTTAAAATCAGTACAAGACCTGCCATTAGCGAGAGAGCTTTTCTCTCATTCCCAATGTATTGCTGAGGGATTTGTACCTTTCGTAAAAGAAATATCTGTCATTGTCCAAAGAAACGGTAATGGTGAATCATATTGTCAGCCAGTTGGAGAAAATATTCATGTACATCATATCTTACATGAAACCATTGTGCCAGCCCGTATAAAAGAAGAAACAGCTCAGGCTGCAGAAAGAGAAGCTTTGAAAATTGCTGATTACTTACATTTAATCGGAACGCTTGCGGTAGAGATGTTTGTATTAGAAGATGGTGGCATTATTATTAATGAATTAGCACCTAGACCTCATAACTCAGGTCACTATTCAATAGAAGCGTGTAATGTCTCACAGTTCCATCAGCATATTCGTGCTGTATGTGGTTGGCCGCTACGAAAACCACAACTTTGGGCACCATCTATTATGGTCAATGTTTTAGGGCAGCATGTCATGCCACTTAGTAACTCAATTGCTAAATATCCTGAATGGTCAATACATCTTTATGGGAAAGCTGAAGCTAAAGTGAACCGTAAGATGGGCCACGTAACGATTATGACAAAAGACTTAGAGAAAACACTACAACAAATCGAGAGTTCTGGCATTTGGTCAGAATAG
- a CDS encoding phosphoribosylformylglycinamidine synthase subunit PurS (With PurL and PurQ catalyzes the conversion of formylglycinamide ribonucleotide, ATP, and glutamine to formylglycinamidine ribonucleotide, ADP, and glutamate in the fourth step of the purine biosynthetic pathway): MKKVKIYVTLRESILDPQGSAVQGSLVKMGYAEVEDLRIGKYLELTIKDTERDIDTLVKEMCEKVLTNVVIEDYRYEVEEAN, from the coding sequence ATGAAAAAAGTTAAAATTTACGTAACATTACGCGAGAGCATTCTTGATCCACAAGGCTCAGCTGTACAAGGTTCTTTAGTAAAGATGGGGTACGCTGAAGTAGAAGATTTACGTATTGGTAAATATCTTGAACTAACAATTAAAGATACAGAACGTGACATTGATACTCTAGTAAAAGAAATGTGTGAAAAGGTTTTAACAAACGTTGTAATCGAAGACTACCGTTACGAAGTCGAGGAGGCTAACTAA
- a CDS encoding phosphoribosylformylglycinamidine synthase subunit PurL, whose translation MSTTKFEPTAKQIKDEKLYAGMGMSDEEFAMVEGILGRLPNWTETGLFSVMWSEHCSYKNSKPVLRKFPTKGPQVLQGPGEGAGIVDIGDEQAVVFKMESHNHPSAIEPYQGAATGVGGIIRDVFSMGARPIAMLNSLRFGELKSARGKYLFEEVVAGIAGYGNCIGIPTVGGEIQFDPCYEGNPLVNAMCVGLIDHKDIQRGIAAGVGNTVMYVGAKTGRDGIHGATFASEELTEESENQRPAVQVGDPFMEKLLLEACLEVVKSDALVGIQDMGAAGLTSSSAEMASKAGSGVEMNLDLVPQRETGMTAYEMMLSESQERMLLVVTKGREDEIKAIFDKYDLDAVAIGRVTDDKMLRLLHNGEVVAEVPADALAEDAPVYHKPSAEPAYYAEFQAMENTEPAVTDYKETLNALLQAPTIASKEWVYDQYDYQVRTSTVVTPGSDAAVIRVRGTNKGLAMTTDCNSRYIYLDPEVGGAIAVAEAARNIVATGGTPLAITDCLNFGNPEKPDIFWQIEKSADGISAACTALNAPVIGGNVSLYNERSGEAVYPTPTIGMVGLIEDLAHVTTQEVKAAGDVVFVIGETNTEFGGSELQKLLNNGVISGKAPAIDLEVEAARQQALLKAIKAGLVQSAHDVAEGGLAVAIAETTFSANGLGVDVTLTGSATTALFSETQSRFVVTVKEENAAAFVEIVKDAQKIGIVTNDALVKINGDKGVLVEGTVEEFRSNWKGAIPCLLNSEA comes from the coding sequence ATGTCAACAACTAAGTTTGAGCCAACAGCAAAGCAAATTAAAGATGAAAAGCTATACGCTGGTATGGGGATGTCAGACGAAGAATTTGCAATGGTAGAAGGTATTTTAGGACGACTACCTAATTGGACAGAGACAGGTCTTTTCTCAGTAATGTGGTCTGAGCACTGCTCTTATAAAAATTCAAAGCCAGTGTTACGTAAATTCCCTACAAAAGGTCCTCAAGTTTTACAGGGACCAGGTGAGGGTGCAGGGATTGTCGATATTGGTGACGAACAAGCAGTTGTATTTAAAATGGAATCACATAACCACCCATCAGCGATTGAGCCTTATCAAGGTGCTGCGACAGGTGTGGGCGGTATTATCCGTGACGTTTTCTCTATGGGTGCACGTCCAATCGCAATGCTAAACTCACTACGCTTTGGGGAATTAAAATCAGCGCGTGGTAAATATTTATTCGAAGAAGTAGTTGCTGGTATCGCAGGTTATGGTAACTGTATTGGAATTCCTACTGTAGGTGGAGAGATTCAATTTGATCCTTGCTATGAAGGTAATCCACTAGTGAATGCGATGTGTGTTGGTTTAATTGATCATAAAGATATTCAACGAGGAATTGCTGCTGGTGTAGGTAATACAGTGATGTATGTTGGTGCAAAAACAGGTCGCGATGGTATCCATGGTGCAACATTTGCTTCTGAAGAATTAACAGAGGAATCAGAGAACCAACGTCCAGCGGTACAAGTAGGGGACCCATTCATGGAGAAGCTTTTACTCGAAGCCTGTTTAGAGGTTGTTAAATCTGACGCTCTAGTTGGTATTCAAGATATGGGGGCGGCTGGTCTTACGTCTTCTTCAGCAGAAATGGCTTCAAAGGCTGGTTCTGGTGTAGAAATGAACTTAGACTTAGTGCCACAACGTGAAACAGGTATGACAGCGTACGAAATGATGTTATCTGAGTCTCAAGAACGTATGTTATTGGTTGTGACAAAAGGTCGCGAAGATGAAATTAAAGCGATTTTTGATAAATATGATCTAGATGCTGTAGCAATTGGTCGAGTAACAGATGATAAAATGCTTCGTCTATTACACAACGGCGAAGTTGTTGCTGAAGTGCCTGCTGATGCACTTGCAGAAGATGCACCAGTTTATCATAAGCCATCTGCAGAGCCTGCTTATTATGCAGAGTTCCAAGCGATGGAGAACACAGAGCCAGCGGTAACTGATTACAAAGAAACTTTAAATGCACTTTTACAAGCACCTACAATTGCTTCAAAAGAGTGGGTTTACGATCAATACGATTACCAAGTGCGTACATCAACAGTTGTTACACCAGGTTCTGATGCTGCTGTTATTCGTGTACGTGGTACAAATAAAGGGTTAGCGATGACGACAGATTGTAACTCTCGCTATATTTATCTAGATCCAGAAGTGGGCGGTGCTATCGCAGTAGCTGAAGCAGCTCGTAATATCGTTGCCACTGGTGGTACGCCACTTGCTATTACTGATTGCTTAAACTTTGGTAATCCTGAGAAACCAGATATCTTCTGGCAAATTGAAAAATCAGCTGATGGCATTTCTGCTGCTTGTACAGCCTTAAATGCACCAGTAATTGGCGGTAACGTATCCCTTTATAATGAACGATCAGGCGAAGCGGTTTACCCAACGCCAACAATCGGTATGGTTGGACTTATTGAAGACTTAGCTCATGTAACAACTCAAGAAGTAAAAGCTGCTGGAGATGTAGTATTTGTGATTGGTGAGACAAATACTGAGTTTGGTGGATCGGAGCTTCAAAAATTATTAAACAATGGTGTTATCTCAGGTAAAGCACCAGCTATCGATTTAGAAGTTGAGGCTGCACGTCAGCAAGCATTACTAAAGGCTATTAAAGCTGGACTTGTACAATCTGCTCATGATGTGGCTGAGGGTGGTCTTGCTGTTGCCATTGCTGAAACAACATTTAGTGCAAATGGTCTTGGTGTTGACGTAACATTAACAGGTTCTGCGACAACGGCATTGTTCAGTGAAACACAATCTCGTTTTGTAGTAACAGTAAAAGAAGAAAATGCAGCTGCATTTGTAGAAATCGTCAAAGATGCACAGAAAATAGGTATTGTAACAAATGATGCACTTGTTAAAATCAACGGGGACAAAGGTGTGCTTGTAGAAGGTACAGTGGAGGAATTCCGTTCTAATTGGAAAGGAGCAATCCCATGCTTGCTGAACTCAGAGGCTTAA
- the srtB gene encoding SrtB family sortase, whose protein sequence is MTKIKKILIAFFTILLVYSLVSLGRSYLQDYTENKQIKELAEIRYKENDKDEDVKATSSFITNVMLPEFQELYKQNPDIIGWLKIDGTRIDYPIMQNKQDTQYYLNHGFNKEKNKNGLPFLDEHSHINDSDILLIHGHHMKSGAMFADLEKYKKESYYKEHTMLQFSTLYEQEEYEIVAVILSEVYSKTDDVFKYYQIDQIETPVEFDSYIQNIEQLALYDTGVTAQYGDKLLVLSTCEYSAENSRLAVIARKRI, encoded by the coding sequence ATGACCAAAATAAAAAAAATTCTTATCGCCTTTTTCACAATTCTGCTTGTATATTCCCTAGTTTCTCTTGGGAGAAGTTATTTACAGGATTATACTGAAAATAAGCAAATAAAAGAGCTGGCAGAAATACGATATAAAGAAAATGATAAAGATGAGGATGTTAAAGCAACCTCATCTTTTATCACAAATGTCATGCTCCCTGAATTCCAAGAACTGTACAAACAAAACCCGGATATCATCGGGTGGCTGAAAATAGACGGCACCCGGATTGATTACCCGATTATGCAGAATAAACAGGATACGCAGTACTATCTGAATCATGGTTTCAATAAGGAAAAAAATAAAAATGGACTCCCTTTTTTGGATGAGCATAGTCACATAAATGATTCAGACATATTACTCATCCATGGACATCATATGAAAAGTGGAGCGATGTTTGCAGATTTAGAGAAGTACAAGAAGGAAAGCTACTATAAGGAGCATACAATGTTACAATTTAGTACGCTTTACGAGCAGGAAGAATACGAAATCGTTGCTGTTATTCTCTCGGAGGTATACAGCAAAACGGATGACGTTTTTAAATACTATCAGATTGATCAGATAGAAACACCTGTTGAGTTTGACTCGTATATTCAAAATATTGAACAGCTCGCGCTTTACGACACAGGAGTGACTGCACAGTATGGAGACAAGCTTCTTGTTCTATCTACATGTGAGTACTCAGCCGAGAATAGTCGGTTAGCAGTGATTGCTCGAAAGCGAATTTGA
- a CDS encoding phosphoribosylformylglycinamidine synthase I (With PurL and PurS catalyzes the conversion of formylglycinamide ribonucleotide, ATP, and glutamine to formylglycinamidine ribonucleotide, ADP, and glutamate in the fourth step of the purine biosynthetic pathway), producing MKFAVLVFPGSNCDIDMYHAIKDELGEEVEYVWHTATDLSGFDGVLVPGGFSYGDYLRCGAMANQSNIMTEVKKAADAGKPVLGVCNGFQILTEAGLLPGALLRNKNLKFMCRTVQLKVENNNTLFTNQYEPGQIINIPIAHGEGNYYCDEETLQKLKDNNQIVFTYSGENPNGSLEDIAGIINERGNVLGMMPHPERVVDALVGGADGLAVFKSIVKQWRENHVNN from the coding sequence ATGAAATTCGCAGTACTCGTATTCCCTGGGTCCAACTGTGATATCGATATGTATCATGCGATTAAAGACGAGCTAGGTGAAGAAGTAGAATATGTATGGCATACAGCAACAGATCTAAGTGGCTTTGATGGTGTATTAGTACCAGGAGGATTTTCATACGGTGATTATCTTCGTTGTGGTGCAATGGCTAATCAATCTAACATTATGACAGAGGTTAAGAAGGCAGCGGATGCTGGTAAACCTGTACTAGGTGTATGTAATGGATTCCAAATCCTAACGGAAGCAGGTTTATTGCCAGGCGCATTACTGCGCAATAAAAACTTGAAATTTATGTGCCGTACAGTACAGCTAAAGGTTGAAAACAACAATACATTATTCACGAATCAATATGAGCCAGGTCAAATTATCAATATCCCTATCGCACATGGTGAGGGTAATTACTACTGTGATGAGGAAACTTTACAAAAATTAAAGGATAACAATCAAATCGTGTTCACTTACTCAGGTGAAAATCCAAACGGTTCTTTAGAAGATATCGCAGGGATTATAAACGAGCGCGGCAATGTATTAGGGATGATGCCACACCCAGAGCGAGTTGTTGATGCACTTGTGGGCGGCGCAGATGGTCTAGCTGTATTTAAATCAATTGTGAAGCAGTGGAGGGAAAATCATGTCAACAACTAA